Sequence from the Rhinolophus ferrumequinum isolate MPI-CBG mRhiFer1 chromosome 19, mRhiFer1_v1.p, whole genome shotgun sequence genome:
GGCAAAATTATGATTGAGGAAAAGTTCAATGTCGCTGCCTTCAAGACTCCTCTACTGTGACTCAGAACCCCGGACCTTTTGCTCAAGATGCACCATGTGAACAACCTTTTGGTGTccccctcactgcagagcaggaCCTGAGACATTGACGTGTGAGTCATGATGACCAAAGAAACTGCTGTGTGGAAAGAGGAGGGCGTTTCTAGAGACCCACTTCATCCAGTACAGTTCCTCATGACTCACTTCGACCCCAGCATTAGTGTCTGCAGCTCCTTTGGGGGGACCTTCTCTTGCCACTTCTCTTCCTTGCACCCCAAAGTCCTTTCCCTAAGCTAGGGGAGAGAGAGCTAAGATCCAGATCTGTTTTTCTCTGGGTTGCATATTGATATGTAGGGAAAGCAGTTGCTACTTATGAGTAGTGGGCATGGGGAGACAGGGACTCTGTGATCGTGCTTCTTCCGGGTTGGAGTGCTGCTCAACCAGCAGTCTTTTAGGGGAGTACATAGGAATAAAAACGCCCAGTCCTCATGCCGGACAGGCACTGAGCATTCCATGGTGAATGCTCACAGTCCTTACCCTGAACCAGCTTCTAGCTGGCCCACGGCACTCCCACCAAAGccaaattatttcattaagtCTCCTTTTGGCTGCTGGAGGGCAAGGTCATTTTCATAGCACTTTGGCTCCATCTGGTTTGATGTCACCacctgtgcccccaccccacaactcCCACTCAATAGCTTCTCCCACACTTCTCAAAGCCCTTGCTTCTAGTCTCCTCTCTTGGCCTCTCCATTTTGCTTCCCTGCATTCTGTCAGAAAAAGGAACTTTATGAACCTTCTCAGTTCTCTTACTGACTTGACCTGCGTAACTCATGCCTCCGTAGCCTTTAACCTGGATGACTGTAGCAACTTCCGCTCTATCTTGGAGCTCCACTCTATCTGAGACTCCAGAACCAATTCTGACTCTCAGCAGAAGGTATATAAGTTGTCCTTTTAACACAGATCTCATTAGACACAAGACTTCCTGCCTAACGTCCCCATCCCTAAGACCCATATCTGGGAATTTCAATTCTAATATTCTACGAGATCCTGATTAAAGGTCTTTAGGGTAGAAAGACCCATTTGTTTTTCAAGTAGAACTCTGGGTCTTTCCCTCtttaaaatattggcaaaatatTCTTATGTGATTACTTTGAAGCATTTATTCTCCATGACCGACACCAAGAGGTTTCCTTATAAGAAGGCAACCATGGTTGTCAAGAGACAATAGACATGGTCCAGTCATTCCCATTGCAAAGCTTAGACTGATGTGCACAGGTACTAGTACTAACTCTGCCTttgactgtgtgaccttggggaaggtcatttaatctctctgaacgTCAGGTTCCTGGAAAGTGAGGAGGAAGGATGAAATAATCACTGAGGCTCATTCTAGATTAAAAATATTGTCATGAATTGCCACCAGTAGTCTCTGTGACTGAACAACTACTAAACGGGATGTAGGGCAAGTATGCACTTTTTGCATGCCTGCTGACATCACTCCTCCCCTGCTTAGCTAAAGCTCAGAATTTGAATGAGCCTATAAAAAGAAGATAGGTCTCAAGTCAATAACCTAACACTAcatcttaagaaactagaaaaagaagagcaaactaaacccaaaataAGCAGAAGGAAGGGCATGATAAACTAGagcagaaaaagataaaacagaaaatataaaaacaataaagaaaatcaatgaaaccaaatgttaagtctttaaaaagatcaacCATATTGACAAGGCTTTAGCTAGACTGgcaaataaagaaagagagaaagagagagagagagacagagagagagagagagagagagagagagagagagagagagagagagagagagagagagagagagagacagagagagacagagagagaaagggagagagagagaggaaagactCCTTagtaaaatcaggaatgaaagaaggaacatCACTACtagattatgagaaaatatatgaacaattgtatgtcaacaaattagacaatctagaTAAAACAGGCACAAACTACTGACACTAActcaaggagaaatagaaaagcagaaTAGATCTctaagtaaagagattgaattagtcATGAAAAAACTCACCaaagacaacatggatggaacttgaaggcattatgctaagtgagataagcaagagagagaaagacaaatactgtatgatctcacttacatgtggaatgtaaaaacaacaaaaaacaaaaaattgaaaaaacaaacaaactcatagatgaaGATATCAGATATGTGGTTACCGCAGGCGGAGGATGGGGGCAGAAGAACTTGAGgaaggtgatcaaaaggtacaaatttccagttataatataaataagttacCAGGGATATAATgcacaacatgatgactatagttaacactggtgtatgatatataggaaagttgttaagagagttaATCCTAACAGCTCTCATTAtaaggagagattttttttctcttctgtctttctttatACTGTaattacatgagataatgaaGTTAGCTGAACTTACAGTGAGATTCATTTCagaatcaaaccatcatgctgtatgccttaaacttatatagtgatgtatgtcaattatttttcaataaaacagaagaaaaaaaaggaaaagaaagacccCACAAAGAAAAGTTTAGATGGCTTTATGAGTGAATCCTGCCATGggtaaaacatttaaagaataattaacaccAGCTCTTcataaactctttcaaaaaatagaagagaaaaggacacttcccaattcattctTTGAGGtcagtattaccctgatatcaaGACAGACAAAGCcttcagcaagaaaaaaacacctACATACCAATACTccttataaatataatacaaaaatcctcaacaaaatactatcaaACTGAATCCAATGTTATATTAAAAGGCTTATACATTATaaccaaatgaaatttatttcagaaatgtaagtgtggttcaacatatgaaaatcaatcaatgtaatatactGCACTaatggaatgaaaggaaaaaaccacATGGTTATCTCAAcatatgaagaaaaagcatttgacaaaattcaacatcctttcatgataaaaacatttaacaaataggaatagaaggaaacttcctcaataTAATAAGGACTATCTATGAAAAACCCATGGCTAACATTACACTtattggtgaaaaaaatgaatactttttctctaaaatcacaaataagacaaacatgTCCACTCTTTCCATTTCTACTTAAGATTTTATGACAGTTTCTAGCCAGAGAAATTAGAcaagaaaatgacataaaattcatCCAGTTGGCAAAGGATGAACTAAAACAATCTCTATTCACAAATGAGGTGATCTCATGTGCAGAAAATACTAAGAAATGCATTAAAACACTTTTAGAACTAATAAGCAAGTTCAATAAGATTACAggatcaatatgcaaaaatcaattgcttttccatacactaataatgaacaatctgaatatgaaattaaggaaacaatttcacttaaattatactctgaaaactacaaaatatcatTAAAAGGAATAGACCCAAATAAtcattaaagaagacctaaataaatcaaaaaacaactcATGATTGGAAgatttattattgtaaaatgtccatatttttcaaattaatctaCAGGTACAATATAAaatctatcaaaatcccagttggcttttttttttttttggcaaaaattgATTAGCTGAacctaaaattcacatgaaaacaCAAGGAGCCTAGAGtatccaaaataatcttgaaaatgaaaaacaaagttggaataCTCACAATTCCCAGTCTCAGAACGTACTACAaatttacaataatcaagattATATGGtactgcttgtttttttttttttttttcaggtgccCGTGAACATGGCGGACATTCAGAAGGAGCGTGTCTACCAAAGGCAGCCGACCATCTTTCAAACTAAGAAGAGGGTCCTGCTTGAAGAAACTGGCAAAGAGAAGCTTCCGCAGTCCTACAAGAACATTGGTTTGGGCTTTAAGACACCCAAGGAGGCCACTGAGGGCACCTACATTGACAAGAAATGCCAGTTTACTGGTAATGTCTCCATCCGAGGGCGCATCCTATCTGGCGTGGTGACCAAGATGAAGATGCATAGGACCATTGTCATCCGCCCAGACTACCTCCACTACATACGAAAGTACAACCGCTCTGAGAAGCGTCACAAGAACATGTCTGTGCACCTGTACCCCTGCTTCAGAGATGTCCAGATTGGTGACATTGTTACAGTGGGTGAGTGCCGGCCCCTGAGCAAGACTGTGCGCTTCAATGTACTCAAGGTCACCAAGGCTGCAGGCACCAAGAAGCACTTCCAGAAGTTCTGAGACTGGATACCTGCTCATTCCACTGaacaaaatgaagtcattttctcaaaaaaacaaacaaaaaagattataTGGTACTGTCATgagaatagacatatagatcaatgaaatagaattgagaatccagaaataaacccatacatttatGGTTAATTGAGTTTCAACAGGAGTGCCAAGAACATTCAAtcgagaaagaatagtctttttaacaaattgtcctgggacaactggataggcATATGCCAAAGAATAAAATTGAGCCGCTACCtcacacaatata
This genomic interval carries:
- the LOC117011859 gene encoding 40S ribosomal protein S11-like, with protein sequence MADIQKERVYQRQPTIFQTKKRVLLEETGKEKLPQSYKNIGLGFKTPKEATEGTYIDKKCQFTGNVSIRGRILSGVVTKMKMHRTIVIRPDYLHYIRKYNRSEKRHKNMSVHLYPCFRDVQIGDIVTVGECRPLSKTVRFNVLKVTKAAGTKKHFQKF